The sequence ATCTTGGCCTCAACAAAAACCTGGATGACTTCATCAATTTCCATGTCACGTCTATGGGGGTCCCTGTCAACTTAAAACCTTACATCTACTCAGTGTTCACTGGATAAAGTCTGAGCTCGTTAACATGGTAGCTAGCTTACCGTAATCCCGTCTATCTCCATCCACCTCCAGCCTCTTCTTTCCATGCttccacctaaaaaaaaaaatttaatgtttatttactttttgagagagagagagaagagagagagtgggggaggggcagagagagtgggagacacagaatctgaagcaggctccaggctccgagctgtcagcacagagcccaaggcggggctcgaacccacgaactgtgagatcatgacctgagccaaagtcggacactgaaccgactgagccacccaggtgccccaccatgcTTCTGCTTTGAGGAACACTCAACTATTTCTACCATATGCCCTACTGTTCTGAAGAGGGTCCTTGGCTGGGAGCACATGAGCCTTCATCAGGAATTAGGGTGGTAAAAAACATAGGAGAGAACTAGGGTCAGCCTAACCAAGATAGCCTGGAAGCCCCAGACCTACCAGAAGCTGCACTGGTTCTCCTGTGCTAACCCTGGAGATGCTGGGCTTCTGGTTTTCCATCAGGCCCCCAGTCTCTGCAGCTCTGGGTTCCTTGCAGTGTCTCACTGCGGATTCAACCAGATCTCTACGGAAGCTCATTACACATTACACCCAAGCCATGGGCATTGAATTTAACTTAAATACTCAGTACCCAAGCTCCTAAAATAGGAGATTGTTTACTTGAGGTACAATGATCAGGAAGAAACACACGGTAGAGCTTCTCATTCCCCTCTACAGCTCTATAGCCGAAGCATCCATTTCTTCTGGCTAAACTTGGCCACTAGTAGGCACGCTGACTTGTCAAAGAGGCAGATGTCAATTGTGCAGCACTGGATTGGCCCCCTGTGTCTCGACCCTAATTGTCGCATTAGAGAAGGCATAATTTCCAGTATTGGGGCTGATCTTGCGGGGGTTGGGGCGTGTCCCTCTCTGGGGGATCTCTCCTGTGTGCCCTGCCACAATGGCTCTGTTATAAATGGGTATGGAGAGTTAATACTTTTGAGGCTTCCCCCTTGATGTTAAAGATGGAAAGAGCTCGGCGATTGGTTGGTCCCAgttcctgacagcttggaggatGGAGTGGGTGTAGGAGTCAACAAACAATGGTGGGCTCTTGTCCAGTTCTCTCTGGTTTTCATAAACCCCTTGAATGGTTTGGTCTTTGGGACGTTGCAATCTTTTATCTTCTACGTACAGAGGATTTGGGGACATGAGAAAGAAACGCCCATGGTCTTCAACTCAGTCTTGTTGGTTCTCTCTGTTAGAGCAGCCTAACCTCCTCTACGATTTTTGTCCTTTCTGAATGAGGAGACATTGTTTACTGTATGACTTACTACCGCTGAAATGTGCTGAATGGACCAGGCTCTGGATCGAATACATTACACACGCTGCCTCGCTGaatcctcatgacaaccctaTGAATTAAGTACTATTACTGACCTAATTCGGACACGAGGAAACTGCGGCTTAGAAAGGTCCAGCAGCATGCTGAAAGTCATAGAGTCACTCAACAAAAATTGTTGGATGCGCCAGGTCGTAATTCAGCTCTGGAGCTGCCAGGGTAGGCGTTGGGACCGAAATTCCAGCACACACGATTGCAGCTCCTGTAGGCTTAGCCGATTGGCTCAGGGCTTCGCCCGCATGTTTGGCCTGCGGGTGTCCCGTGTGACACAGCCTAGATGCTTCGGTCCTTACTTGCAAGGGCTGCAACCACTGGCACATTCGAGCTCACACATTTGTAAGACAGAGACCAAAATGCGGCCAGGGTGACTTACCCGTGATGTGAAATGTTCTCTCCTGATTTAATAATGCTATGAGGTTATAGATTTCCCCTTTGGGTAAACTTTGGAAAGGAAATCCTTTGGAACCACAGAGTTGGAAGAGGCGTGCTGGGTTCGGTTCAGGGTTCCACCgcttccagctgtgtgactttcagcTTTGGgttccacatatttttttttaaacgaggGTGTGAATTGATTTTAGTGAGTTGCATGAGGACGGAATTGGCTACTTAATCCGAAGTCCTGAGTGCTATGCTTGGCGCACAGTGAGGGGAGGGTGAACATCGCTTTCATTGCGGAGGATGAGAGCTGCTAACAGGCCACTGGATTTTGCAATCAGGTGAATGGTGAATGTCTCGAGGGCAGTTGTgggggtggtagggaggggaacggggcgggcggggggagtCTGACTGCAGGTGAGTGAGAGCTTGAGAAAGTGGCACCTCGTGTATAAAGACTACCTGCTCTGTAAAGAAACATGTTGGCTTAGGAAAGGTGAGATGGGGCAGGTTGACAAGTGACAGAGGTTCAGAGGAGGGTTTCTTGAAAAACAGTTttaaggggaggggtgcctgggtggctcagtcagttgagtgtccgacttcggctcaggtcatggtctcggggttcgtgagttctagcccctgcgtctggctctgtgctgacagctcagagcctggagcctgcttcggattctgtgtccccctctctctctgcccctcacccactcaagttctttctctctctctctctctctcaaaaataaataaacattaaaaagggcgGGGGGAAACTTGGACACAAGTTCAAACAAAGACAAATGTGCACAGGGGGAAGATGGAGAAGACGGCCATGTGACTCCATGGTGACAGAGTGCTGCTGCCACCAGCCAGAACACCAAGGACCAGTCactgggaagaggcaaggaaggatcctcctcTAGAGCAGTTCGAGTTGGGGACACTTCGGTTTGGGACATctggcctccggaactgtgaCCGAATCCATTTCTCTTGTTGTAAACCACCCAGTTCTCGGTATTTTGTAACGGCAGCCCTAGCGAACGAATACACTATGGGGTGTCATTGCCAAGGTGGGTTTGTAAAAAGACTGTAGCTTCCACGTGAGGTGCACGCTGTCAGATCACTCCCTCTTGGGATACTCAGCTGCCGCGTCCTGAGGATGTTCAGGCAGCCTATGGGGAGGCCCACCTGGGAAAGAACCTAAGTCTCCAGCCGACAGCCAGCAAGGGTCTGGGGTGTGTCAAGAGGTGTGGGAGTGAACTTGGAAGTagatcccgcccccccccccacctccagttgAGGCTTCAGAAAAGACTGTGGCCCCAGCCTACGGTTCGACTACAGTTTCAAGAGAGACTCTAAACTGGAACCACCCGGTCAAGCCACTCCTGAATTTCTCAGATCACAGggactatgagagaataaatgcttgttgtttaAGCGATTCACTTTtagggtaatttgttatacagtgATATTTAATACACCTGCTAACAAGGAAGGAGGCGTGGTTGCTTgcaaagaggagacagagcacgGAATGGCCGCTGAGATCACGAGAAAGGGAGCAGTGGACCCACAATACAGTTCTGATTAGTGGTTGCAAACTGTAGCTCAGAACCACCTGACTTGGGTACCAGTTAAATATTCAGATTCCTGAGCTTTGCGTTCCTGTTCCTGAATCAGGCTTTTCGCTGGGAAAATGGCACTGGCGATCTGCATTTGAAAAAGTGCCCAAGTGATTCTTTTAAAGAGCCATTGAGTTCGAGAATAATTGCCAGCAGAGGCAAAAAGCTAGAATTTAAACTGGGTGTTAACTCACAGCACAGGCTGGCATCACATAAGCACTACGCTGCGGACATAGAAAGAATTGCTAAGTTTCGCCAACAGTTCAGCAAATTCTGAGTTAGTGGGGATTACTTTGTATCCCCAAGAAAACATTCTCAGGAGTCCTTATGCtaaccttctcttccctttctttgtaaAGAGACTGCCCTATTTCTCCTTCAGTTCACCCTGTGTGGAGAAAGAAGCTCTCCCTGTTCTGATTTCGACCTCACTCCAACCTTCTCTGGTCTTGGCGGTCAGGACTCTGCAAAGTCCTGCAAAGTGGGCCAGAAGTGCACAGAAGTGCTTCCTGTTTCTGGGGTTTCTGGGGCCACCCTAGTGCACAGAGAGGCCTCACATGAGGGTCATGCTGCAGCTTTTGTGAGAAGGGCCTTGGCAGGAAAATCAGAAAGTGGGATGTTCTCGGCAGAAGAGATCATTGGattctgtaagcctcagtttcttcatttaaaaaatgttatatgccggggcacctggatggctcaatcagttgagcgtccaacttctgctcaggtcatgatctcacggtttgtgggtttaagacccacgtcgggctctgtgccgacagctcagagtccggagcctgcttcggattctgtgtctccctgtctctctgcccctcccctgctcgcactctctctctctaagataaataattataaaaaaattaaaaattaaaaaaaattaaaatgttatacgGCTACATGAAGGGTTGTGTGAGGAGTGACTGAGGTGATGTGTGCAGTGtccctagcacaatgcctggcacacaatagcgGCCCAGAAAATGGGAGCTGCCAATATTAAGAGGTGTGGTAAGGAGGCTATGCTTGGTGCTCTGAATTTAAGTTTATCTTGGTGTTATGATCGTTTCTGTCCCAAATCTGCTTCCCCATGACTGTCCCAATCAGGGCTCCAGCCATAACCCGAGTGAGATATGGGTCCTCGGAGGAGGAAAGATGGAACTAGATGATAGGTGGATTTTATGGAGAACAAAAAGTGAGTTCCTAGACCTCGGGCAGCATTCCTCTAGGTCTCCTGGTTGAGTATTAGAGCCACCTGCAGCCCTTACTAACTAACTAGGACTCTAGTCCGGACCAATTACATTAGAATTTCTGCCAGTAGAGACCCAGGCAGTGGAATATTATGAACACTTGTCAGGTGATTTTAGTGTGCATCTGGTGTTGAGGTTAGAGCACTCAGGTTAAAGCAGAAGGTTCACAGGACTTTTGGTTATTatgtacaaaatgaaaacagcgacaaaaaaatcacagtgtggcaactgaaagaagtcagacagggATGTAGGGGTGAATCAGTAGAAAatggagcattttttaaaaccatacatTTCCAAGAGAGATTTAAGAAAagcctttcaaaaaatatttagaattagcTAGGAACAAGGAAGCaatactttttctttgtgttggAAAGTATCTGGTGATCTTTAggacattttcagaaaaacagaGTTACCGGTCAGAATGAGCATTTTCCCCAGTCACGTGGTTGGGTCATGTTAAGTGGAAAAACAGCCACAAATTTGAATATACACTTTTgatcataaatatattaaagaaacatGGAAAGTGCCCATGATTATGTTTTATGAATAAGAAATCTTCATGCCAAATGATACCAAATTCTATATGTGAAGAtgactcatattttaaaaatgcatttgtataTATAGAAGAACACTACAGAGAAATTATTGAAAAAGCCAAGTAATTATCCTTCGGGGTTTGAAAAACAAGGATAGCCTtttgacatctttttaaaaatatctatggtttttttttaaatgacgaTGTATTACTTTtgaattggaaaataaaacatatattaaacaCCCAGGAAAGAAAACACGAGAAGGAAATACAGGAAAACATAATCCAAGGTTGATTTGGTGAGATGGGATTCTGAGTGTTCTTCTCGTCTTTCAATTATTTCTCCTGTTGTATATTTTGTGATAATGAGCACaggtatttttctctctctctttcttgtaaacatttattcatctttgagagatagagcacgaggagaggagaggcagagagagagggagatacggaatctgaagcaggatgcaggctcccagccgtcagcacagagccctacgtggggctcgaacccacaaactgtgagatcatgactgagccaatgtcaggcactcaactgactgagccacccaggcgtcccaagcgtatgtgttttttaataattGGAATACCATaaactctatttaaaaataaagattgaatCCTCCGTTCTTGTCTACAATTTTATTATCTGATGGAGGGAGCTGGATGGAGCATTCGTAGAACAGTTTAAAGTTTAAGAATCAGTTAGCTCAGGGGGTGGCAAATGTTTTCGGTAAGGAGCCGGATAGTAAATATATTAGCCGGATAGTGTGGTTCATATGGTGTGTATTACAACTATTCAGCCCTGCCCTTGTAGCAGGACAACAGATATAGACGCTAAGTAAATGAACTGGACtggctgtgtttttaaaaacgtTATTAATGGATACTGACCTTTGAATTGAAtctaattttcatgtgtcatgaagTCTTCTTTTGATCAccttcccccaaccccaaccattaaaaatgtaaaaccaccCTCAGACCATACAAAAACAAGTGGCAGGCTGAATTACCCCCCAGAGGCCATAATTTGCTGACTCCTGAGTTAGAGATCAGGAACGTGGTGAATGAAACATCCTATAGTTAGGCTGAAAGACCCCCAAAAGAGATGGCCAATAAactctatttcctttcctttcctttattttattgtatttatttaaacctgtgatttctctgcatcttcttATTCCTTTACTAAAGAATTTGCTACTTACTTGGGTGTCTGAGGAAAAAGATGCCGTACCATTTGGTTGAAACACTAATATAGGAGCAGgacaacctgaaaaaaaaaaatagtaatgaaaatCCAGGTCTACAGATACTGAATCTTTGCTGTGCCAGGTATttctgggaaacaaaagcagaaataaggcGTATCATTATGCAGGAATTATAGGGGCACATGCAGAATTTTGTAGGATCACACAGGAGGCAGAGTAATCACGCTCACGGAAGACGACTGTGTTTATTGGAGGAACTGGTAAGAAACAAGCTGGTAGGAAGACTTACTAAGCGAGTGTcatggaaaaaacaaatattgcaaaaagtcatttaaaaaaaccagTAGATTAAGTCACTAGGCACTAATGAAAAATTACCTTTGTGGAGATGATAAACGTTTAAGCACTAAACAAATCGAGAAAGGCCTTGTGAAAACTAACGAAGGGAAACCTCACTAGAGTCTGGAGGGAGGCAGTGGGAGTCAAAGCATTCCTCTGCAATTTCCGGAAGAAGTGTCAGTTACAGACCCCAACAGAAGAAACCTCGAGAAGAATCATCACAGTCCCTCACACAGAAAAGACGCACACTGCATCTTCTATAAGAAAACAACTACCCCTGCAACTTAGCTGCTGAGAAACCATGCTTTTCTCTAACGAACTTTAGACTTGCCTTCAAAACAACCCATTCCAAATTCTTCCTGCTTCTCAAAAAACATGCTGTTCCTCTTCTTTGTTGGACGTGCCTATGGTTTTTCAGCAGCTTCTGTGTCCCAAATTACAACTCTCcactattcctgaataaacccatttttatggccaaattactgttttatttttaagattaaaattttttttaatgtttatttatttttgagagagagagagagagagagagagagagagagagacagcatgagtgtgcgaggagcagagagagaggctccaggctctgagatgtcagcacagagccctatgtggggctcgaacccatgaaccgtgagatcatggcttgacctaaagtctgatgcttaactgattgagccacccaggcgccccttatttttaagattcacaggctttgtaaaaaaaattagtcctggggtggctcagtcggttaagcaactgactcttgatctcagctcaggtcttgatctcagggttatgagttcaagccccatgttgggctccatggtgGGTGTGAtgcctactgaaaaaaaaaatagtcctgaAGAAAATCAAATGCTGTGGGCTGAAGACAGCAACTTTTTTCATGGTGTACAGCACCAACATTCTTGTTTTTCACTCCCAGAAAACTTTTTCTAGATTACTTTGTTATTGCAGCAAAAATAGCATTTAGTGAGTAAAATCACAAGCAATTGCTTCCACACTCaactgaaaatatagaaaataactggaagaccatttttttttaattatgcagaAAGTAAACAAGTGTAACTAAAAAATGCTGGTTTGGGACAATTTGTACATTACAGGATTCCAGTGTTTATTAGGCTAGCGGctaaaggtattttcttttaatcaggCTTcgtgcccagcatagagcccaacatagggcttgaactcaccaccctgagatcaagggtcagatgcttaacccaaagaaccacccatgcacccctaaagGTGTTTCCTTTGAACaaactcattattttcttttaaatccattCTCATTACCCATACCATAGATAACTAAGTTCACAATTTTGCTATATACTGACtgaggctttttatttatttacttattaaaattttttaatgtttattttttaaaaaaatttttaatgattatttattactgagagaaagagagagagagcacaaggaggggaagagcagagagagggggagacaaagaatccgaagaaggctccaggctctgagctgtcagcacagagcctgatgcagggctccaacccaccggctgtgagatcatgacctgagctgaagtcagacgcttaaccaactgggccacccaggcacccctaatgtttatttatttattttcctaatgtttatttttgagagagagtgcgcgtgaGCGAGTGTGAGCGtttgtgagcgggggaggggcagagagagagggaggcacagaatcagaagtaggctccaggttcccagctgtcagcacagagcccgacgtggggctcgaactcacaagctgtgagattacgacctgagctgaagtcagacactcaactgactgagccacccaggcgcccccaaggctctttttaaaataaacaaatgtttaaatggTGGAGCTCATCCCATACAAACTATCTAAATTCGAACCTACAGTTTCTAAGGGCTGGGAGATCAGAAAAAGCGTCAGTAGCTCTTCTCCTTCTTTAACTTCATCTCTGTGTAACTTTAGTTGCAAACAGCAACCCTAGATACAGGACACTCTGAAAAATGGCATGCCTTCGTTTCCAcctaaaagcattaaaaaaaagtaacctttCACAATCATTGTATTTATGCCTCAATTTCTCAACCTGAGTACTTCGCTGGGAAAATGTGGAGTTAAAGATGCCTAAGGCTATTTCACCCTCATTTTGAAAACACAATCTTTTCTGTTTCCGAGTAATGGTACACTTTATGTGTTACATTACGGAAACCTGAGCAGGGAGGGTTAACCAAATACCATTTGGACTTTAAAAGTAGCTTGAAACATCTCCCAACCGGTTCAGTTCTAGTGCAGAAATCTGCATTCTGACCCCAATTCAAGATGGCCTGCTAGCTGCAGTCCCAATTTTAGTATTTCATCATGCAAaaaacttccatttaaaaaacactgcAGTTCTTTAGTCTTCCTACTATAAACCACACGTCCGTGGTATGGTATGGTTAAGATATTCACTTGTGCACTAAGCAGCCTCCTCCAAAGTACAAGCATAAACTGCAGGAAGCAAGGACTCAGAGATGGccaaatatttttgcaaaatgtGAGTTTCTTTTACCCAGTACTCTCCggagtatcttaaaaaaaaaaaaattcagctaaaAAAGAAGTGCCATTTGCTCTAGCAATGACAATGCTGGAGAGACACTGACGAGCCCCACTCAAGGAGCAAACACCTTCATCCGCGCCCCGTGCAGCTTCTGGCACCTGACGACCACACCCACGCCAATTCCCGCCCCTCGGCCCCGCCCATCGCTGATGCAGGTCGCCGGCGCGGTCACCGTAAAGCGGTCCCTACTGCACGTAAACTTCCGGCTCCGCGGAAACGTCATCCCTGGATTCAGTGGGGAGGTCCCCGGGGCGGTACCGGAAGTGACGCAGGGGCGCGCCCTCCATTTTGTGGAACGCAGGAGCAGCTAAGTGCGTCAGTTTTGGAAAGACGTAGACGAGTTTAGTCCTGGTTTGCGGGGAGGCAGACGGCTCCGTCGCAGACTACGGACCTCTCTGGTCTCTCAGCTGCCAAAGATCCTGTCCGGTAGGTGAGTGACTCACTTTGAGGGAAAGGCTTCTCGGATCGAGGCTTCTTCATGGCCGCTCAGATCGTGAGTGGCCAGGGCTGCTCTCTTTGCGGAGGACGGCGTCCAATGAGCGCAGTTTATTCGAGGTGGGCGCTGGGGCACGTCTCCCTTTGGGTACTGTTTGAGGGGAACTGAAGGTGGAAGGGCGGTCGTGGTTATGGTCATTTTTACACAGGGGTCTatgctcctccctgcctccttacCTCTTTACTTCCCGAACCCCCCGAGTTTGGGCGGAGACCTTTGCTCGGGGGTGTGGCTAGGGTTTTCTGCGGGAGGGCACAATGACTCCGGAACTATGGAGTCGTGGGAGGCGGTGGGAGGAGGGCGTTTGGCACGCGCGGCTCTCCCCCACCGCTGTCTCCGCCGCCGCCATTTTGTGGCTGCCGGCGTCCGCCCGCCGCCGTTTGCGCAGGCGCGGCGGTGGCGTCGCGAGAATCCGGCTTCCACCCGCTGTGACGCTCCTGGGAGGCGGCGACGTGCGCGCGGCCCGTCACCATTGGGCTGGCCTTGCGGAGGGCGGGGTCGGCTCCGCCCGCACTTCTCGGCCTTTCCTAACTGCGGCAGATGGGAGGGGGCCagaagagccagggagagagTGCGGCTGCGCAGTTCCAGAGGCGGCAGTGGGCGTTGCGGTTGCTGCGGTCTGGGCCCAGGGAAGGATCGTGTTGGGAGCCGAGTTTTAATTTTGTCTGCAAGGGACCTGGCCTAATAAGAGGCACTCTTGGCAATCTTGTTTATAACATCACCgggtaaacattttattttatgccgTTTATGTTTTTGGCCCCTTAACTAGGCATTCTTCTGACATTCACTGGTATTGTTTCAATCGAATCATTTTCTAACAGGAAATACTAGCCGGATATCATGAGTGGCTGTCGAGTATTCATCGGGAGGCTAAATCCCGCGGCCAGGGAGAAGGACGTGGAAAGATTCTTCAAGGGGTATGGACGAATAAGAGATATTGATCTGAAAAGAGGCTTTGGTTTTGTGGTAAGTGTTTTAGAACTACTGTTAAGTCGCTAAAGATTTTGATGAGCAGTGTGTTTTGATTTTACTGAGTTCAGGTAGGGTATCTTTGGAAAACTTTGTATCTTCTCAGAGCAGTGAATTTTCTTGAGGGATAACCTCGCTGTTGGTTGGAGGGAAACCACTCCTGATCACTGTCTTTAAGATAGTCATTCTATCACACGTTTGCAGTGCTCTTACTATGTTGTAGAATATATCTTAGAGCCACATTAAGCAGGGGgttggtctgtttgtttttttttttttcccccatgtttacATTTTAGGAATTTGAGGATCCCAGGGATGCAGATGATGCTGTATATGAACTTGATGGAAAAGAACTCTGCAGTGAAAGGTGAGAACGTTAGTTTTGTAACCAGTGAGCACCGTAAGATGGACTAGATCAGCTGGGATATTTTTCAAAGTCGATCTCTTGTGGCTTGTGTGGAGATAACggagtcttttttcccccttcctgtaGGGTTACTATTGAACATGCTAGGGCTCGATCTCGAGGTGGAAGAGGTAGAGGACGCTATTCTGACCGTTTTAGTAGTCGCAGACCTCGAAATGATAGACGGTATGTGATAGATGGTGGATGGCTGCTTTGAACAATCTTTACCGCAGGAGGAGCTTTTAATGTTTAAGAACCATTAGCAATAAGTGATTCTGGTACTTACTGAGTAATCGTTTCTCCTTTTCATATGTTAATCCACTGTTCCTGATTAGTGCGTGTAGTAAGTCCTGTAAAATAATGTAGAAACTTGATGGGAGTCCTTTGAATGACTTGTTCTGTCTCGTTGCTTGAACTTGTCCACAGTCGAACACAGTAGGTACACACTGCTGCATTTCTTCCATTGTGAGTactcattttcttcctcagaaATGCTCCACCTGTAAGAACAGAAAATCGGCTTATAGTTGAAAATTTATCTTCAAGAGTCAGCTGGCAGGTTTGTTGAAATACAGTTTTGAGCTATTTTAATGTGGCTTTTTAAGAATTAATGGGCagttaatgttttattatgttttattaaaagtaattttatctttaattaattttaaaatggatttaattgtaattttaaaattttaattaaatgtaattggGGGATATTTCAAACTTTGATAATTAGTGatcaaatgtttaatgttttgaggatatattttcttgtttattaaaatcaattttaaccAAATATTAAACCCTTTATTTGCCAGCCTATCTGTGTCGTTGGCCTTATGACGAGGAGTGCCTGTGGGTTATCCTAATCGTTGTCTTGGTCACTCTTGGTTGGGCCTGGTTGACTTTGCCAGTCAGCTCCTACAGTGATCAATTGGCCACCTCTAGATCTGTGTTTGCCGGTCTAGACGTAATCGGTGCACTTAAACTTGAAGTGCCAGGTTGCAGCGATCCCAGAGCCTTGATAACGTGATCTGATCCCTAAGTTGAGAGCGGTCTTCCTGTAACGCTTCCGAATAAGAGGTCCTGGTCGAAAAGAGTTGAAAGATACGAAATTAGGTGGTCGTTGGAATCCTGATCGCAGTAAAGTGTTCCTTGGTAACTGCACAAGAGTAGAACATGTCTGCATCCGCCTGTAGTCTGCTAATAGGGAGGGCTGTGCGATTAAAGGCTTCCATCGATTGGGTAGTGTCCTTCAAGTGGGTGGCGAAGAGCCAGTCGGGCATATGTCATGAAGGTTTCTCCGACCGATTAACGGTTTGCTGCTTGACTAGCCtagggaaataataataaaggtaaagtaaacttttttaatgaCATATGGGGCACAAAATAACTGGTGTCTTgtaaatgttctgttttgttttttttaatataaaatttctactttagtc comes from Panthera tigris isolate Pti1 chromosome B3, P.tigris_Pti1_mat1.1, whole genome shotgun sequence and encodes:
- the LOC122239645 gene encoding uncharacterized protein LOC122239645 isoform X3, translated to MTITTTALPPSVPLKQYPKGDVPQRPPRINCAHWTPSSAKRAALATHDLSGHEEASIREAFPSKLSCSYISVSTKWYGIFFLRHPSGSMERRGWRWMEIDGITGEEKRVYGPCAEDREALREGGTGGDQKSWEQNPTPAFPREKPSEPGWIWQREDSMANETTGPSWQRRNPGGPQQQTQDI
- the LOC122239645 gene encoding uncharacterized protein LOC122239645 isoform X2, giving the protein MTITTTALPPSVPLKQYPKGDVPQRPPRINCAHWTPSSAKRAALATHDLSGHEEASIREAFPSKLSCSYISVSTKWYGIFFLRHPSGSMERRGWRWMEIDGITDRPAKVKTHQQTTTAEKTRIDHLHTEGEEKRVYGPCAEDREALREGGTGGDQKSWEQNPTPAFPREKPSEPGWIWQREDSMANETTGWLQLQAAIR